One window of Larus michahellis chromosome 19, bLarMic1.1, whole genome shotgun sequence genomic DNA carries:
- the SRRM1 gene encoding serine/arginine repetitive matrix protein 1 isoform X2: MDAGFFRGTSAEQDNRFSNKQKKLLKQLKFAECLEKKVDMSKVNLEVIKPWITKRVTEILGFEDDVVIEFIFNQLEVKNPDSKMMQINLTGFLNGKNAREFMGELWPLLLSAQENIAGIPTAFLELKKEEIKQRQIEQEKLASMKKQDEDKEKRDKEDKDNREKRDRSRSPRRRKSRSPSPRRRSSPVRRERKRSHSRSPHHRTKSRSATPAPEKKEATPEPEPSVKPKETVVQEATSNSDIPKAPKPEPPVPETKETSPERNSKKEREKEKEKTRQRSPTRSKSRSRSRSRSPSHSRPRRRHRSRSRRRPSPRRRPSPRRRSPPRRMPPPPRHRRSRSPVRRRRRSSASLSGSSSSSSSSRSRSPPKKPPKRTVSSPPRKMRRLSPSASPPRRRHRPSPPASPPPKPRRSPTPQQSNRARKSRGSVSPSRSSAPKHKSTEKRESPSPAPKQRKAELSESEEDKGGKMAAADSVQQRRQYRRQNQQSSSDSGSSSSSEEERPKRSNVKNGEVGRRRRHSHSRSPSPSPRKRQKESSPRMQMEKRWQSPVMKSRRRRSPSPPPARRRRSPSPAPPPRRRRSPSLPRRRSPSPPPRRRSPSPRRYSPPIQRRYSPSPPPKRRTASPPPPPKRRASPSPQSKRRVSHSPPPKQRSSPAAKRRSPSISSKHRKGSPPSRSNRETRSPPQNKRHSPSPRPRASHTSASPPPPRRGASASPQRRQSPSPSTRPIRRVSRTPEPKKTKASTPSPRSARRVSSSRSASGSPEPAPKKHQGPPSPARSRSPSANWSPAKKAKSPTQSPSPARNSDQEGGGKKKKKKKDKKHKKDKKHKKHKKHKKEKAAAAAAAAAVAVADTTSAQEDQEAETEPKKETESEPEDNLDDLEKHLREKALRSMRKAQVSPPS, encoded by the exons ATGGACGCGGGGTTCTTCCGC GGAACAAGTGCAGAACAGGACAATCGCTTCAGCAACAAGCAGAAGAAGCTGTTGAAGCAGTTGAAATTTGCAGAATGCTTAGAAAAGAAG GTGGACATGAGCAAAGTAAATCTGGAAGTAATCAAACCATGGATAACAAAACGAGTAACAGAAATCCTTGGATTTGAAGATGATGTAGTAATTGAATTTATATTCAACCAGTTGGAAGTGAAG AACCCAGATTCCAAAATGATGCAAATCAACCTGACTGGTTTTTTGAATGGGAAAAATGCTAGGGAGTTCATGGGAGAACTGTGGCCACTGCTGTTAAGTGCACAAGAAAACATTGCTGGTATTCCAACTGCGTTTCTGgaactgaagaaagaagaaataaaacagcgaCAG ATAGAGCAAGAGAAACTGGCTTCTATGAAGAAACAAGATGAAGACAAGGAGAAGAGGGATAAGGAAGACAAAgataacagggaaaaaagagacaGATCCAGGAGTCCAAGAAG ACGCAAATCAAGGTCTCCTTCCCCTCGAAGGAGGTCATCGCCTGTCAGAAGAGAGCGGAAACGCAGCCATTCTCGCTCCCCTCATCACAGAACCAAGAGCCGTAGTGCTACTCCTGCACCAGAAAAGAAAGAGGCGACTCCTGAGCCAGAACCCTCTGTGAAACCAAAGGAGACTGTTGTTCAAGAGGCAACTTCAAACAG tgaTATCCCAAAAGCTCCTAAACCTGAACCTCCTGTACCAGAGACTAAGGAAACTTCACCAGAACGTAATtcaaagaaggagagagagaaggaaaaagagaagactcGTCAAAGATCCCCAACTCGGTCCAAGTCAAGGTCAAGATCTCGTTCACGTTCTCCATCTCATTCTCGACCAAGAAGGCGTCATAGATCACGGTCAAG AAGGCGACCAAGCCCAAGACGACGGCCATCTCCAAGGAGAAGGAGCCCTCCAAGGCGAATGCCTCCCCCACCCAGACACAGAAGAAGCAGATCCCCTGTGAGGCG GAGAAGACGGTCATCAGCATCCTTATCTGGCAgtagctcttcctcctcctcctcacgtTCCCGATCACCACCAAAGAAACCACCTAAAAGAACTGTATCCAGTCCTCCTCGTAAAATGCGTAGGCTCTCTCCTTCGGCAAGCCCTCCTAGGCGGAGGCACAGACCATCCCCACCAGCAAGTCCACCTCCAAAACCACGTAGGTCTCCAACACCCCAGCAGTCGAATCGTGCAAGAAAAAGCCGTGGCTCTGTTTCGCCCAGCAGATCATCAG CACCCAAACATAAGAGTACTGAAAAAAGAGAATCTCCTTCGCCAGCaccaaaacaaaggaaagcagaactgTCTGAATCAG AAGAAGACAAAGGCGGTAAAATGGCTGCAGCAGACTCTGTTCAACAGAGGCGTCAGTACAGGAGGCAAAATCAACAGTCTTCATCTG ATTCTGGTTCTTCATCTTCATCTGAAGAAGAAAGACCTAAAAGATCCAATGTGAAGAATGGGGAAGTTGGTAGACGCCGACGCCATTCACATTCACGCAGTCCCTCACCGTCTCCACGAAAACGACAGAAGGAATCCTCCCCTCG GATGCAGATGGAAAAGAGGTGGCAATCGCCAGTGATGAAAAG TAGGAGGAGGAGAAGTCCATCGCCCCCACCAGCCAGGCGGCGACGCTCTCCATCACCAGCCCCTCCTCCTAGGCGGCGGCGGTCACCTTCATTACCTCGTCGAAG GTCTCCATCACCACCCCCACGCAGACGCTCACCTTCTCCACGGAGATACTCTCCACCGATACAGAGACGATACTCTCCTTCTCCACCACCTAAGAGAAGAacagcctctcctccccctccgcctAAAAGAAGGGCATCACCTTCTCCACAGTCAAAACGCAGAGTCTCCCATTCGCCACCGCCAAAACAAAGGAGCTCGCCAGCCGCTAAAAGGCGTTCACCTTCGATATCTTCCAAGCACAGGAAGGGATCTCCTCCCAGTAGGTCCAATCGGGAAACACGTTCTccaccacaaaacaaaaggcATTCACCTTCACCACGGCCTAGAGCTTCTCATACCTCTGcaagcccaccaccaccacgaaGGGGAGCTTCAGCTTCACCCCAGAGAAGACAGTCTCCATCTCCAAGCACTAGACCCATCAGGAGGGTGTCAAGAACGCCAGAACCTaagaagacaaa ggcttcCACGCCAAGTCCACGATCTGCGAGACGGGTGTCTTCATCACGGTCTGCATCAGGATCACCTGAGCCAGCACCGAAAAAACATCAAGGACCTCCATCCCCTGCTCGGTCTCGTTCCCCTTCTGCCAACTGGTCACCTGCAAAAAAGGCTAAAAGCCCAACTCAGAGCCCATCACCTGCAAGG AACTCGGATCAAGAAGGgggtggaaagaagaaaaagaaaaagaaggataagaagcataaaaaggataaaaagcacaagaaacacaAAAAACATAAGAAGGAGAAGGCTGCAgcggctgcagcagctgctgctgtggctgtagCTGATACCACCTCAGCACAGGAAGACCAGGAAGCAGAGACAGAACCCAAAAAG GAGACGGAAAGTGAACCCGAAGACAACCTTGATGATCTAGAAAAACACCTGCGGGAGAAGGCACTGAGGTCGATGAGGAAGGCGCAAGTGTCACCACCATCCTAG
- the SRRM1 gene encoding serine/arginine repetitive matrix protein 1 isoform X3: MDAGFFRGTSAEQDNRFSNKQKKLLKQLKFAECLEKKVDMSKVNLEVIKPWITKRVTEILGFEDDVVIEFIFNQLEVKNPDSKMMQINLTGFLNGKNAREFMGELWPLLLSAQENIAGIPTAFLELKKEEIKQRQIEQEKLASMKKQDEDKEKRDKEDKDNREKRDRSRSPRRRKSRSPSPRRRSSPVRRERKRSHSRSPHHRTKSRSATPAPEKKEATPEPEPSVKPKETVVQEATSNSDIPKAPKPEPPVPETKETSPERNSKKEREKEKEKTRQRSPTRSKSRSRSRSRSPSHSRPRRRHRSRSRRPSPRRRPSPRRRSPPRRMPPPPRHRRSRSPVRRRRRSSASLSGSSSSSSSSRSRSPPKKPPKRTVSSPPRKMRRLSPSASPPRRRHRPSPPASPPPKPRRSPTPQQSNRARKSRGSVSPSRSSAPKHKSTEKRESPSPAPKQRKAELSESEEDKGGKMAAADSVQQRRQYRRQNQQSSSDSGSSSSSEEERPKRSNVKNGEVGRRRRHSHSRSPSPSPRKRQKESSPRMQMEKRWQSPVMKSRRRRSPSPPPARRRRSPSPAPPPRRRRSPSLPRRRSPSPPPRRRSPSPRRYSPPIQRRYSPSPPPKRRTASPPPPPKRRASPSPQSKRRVSHSPPPKQRSSPAAKRRSPSISSKHRKGSPPSRSNRETRSPPQNKRHSPSPRPRASHTSASPPPPRRGASASPQRRQSPSPSTRPIRRVSRTPEPKKTKASTPSPRSARRVSSSRSASGSPEPAPKKHQGPPSPARSRSPSANWSPAKKAKSPTQSPSPARNSDQEGGGKKKKKKKDKKHKKDKKHKKHKKHKKEKAAAAAAAAAVAVADTTSAQEDQEAETEPKKETESEPEDNLDDLEKHLREKALRSMRKAQVSPPS; this comes from the exons ATGGACGCGGGGTTCTTCCGC GGAACAAGTGCAGAACAGGACAATCGCTTCAGCAACAAGCAGAAGAAGCTGTTGAAGCAGTTGAAATTTGCAGAATGCTTAGAAAAGAAG GTGGACATGAGCAAAGTAAATCTGGAAGTAATCAAACCATGGATAACAAAACGAGTAACAGAAATCCTTGGATTTGAAGATGATGTAGTAATTGAATTTATATTCAACCAGTTGGAAGTGAAG AACCCAGATTCCAAAATGATGCAAATCAACCTGACTGGTTTTTTGAATGGGAAAAATGCTAGGGAGTTCATGGGAGAACTGTGGCCACTGCTGTTAAGTGCACAAGAAAACATTGCTGGTATTCCAACTGCGTTTCTGgaactgaagaaagaagaaataaaacagcgaCAG ATAGAGCAAGAGAAACTGGCTTCTATGAAGAAACAAGATGAAGACAAGGAGAAGAGGGATAAGGAAGACAAAgataacagggaaaaaagagacaGATCCAGGAGTCCAAGAAG ACGCAAATCAAGGTCTCCTTCCCCTCGAAGGAGGTCATCGCCTGTCAGAAGAGAGCGGAAACGCAGCCATTCTCGCTCCCCTCATCACAGAACCAAGAGCCGTAGTGCTACTCCTGCACCAGAAAAGAAAGAGGCGACTCCTGAGCCAGAACCCTCTGTGAAACCAAAGGAGACTGTTGTTCAAGAGGCAACTTCAAACAG tgaTATCCCAAAAGCTCCTAAACCTGAACCTCCTGTACCAGAGACTAAGGAAACTTCACCAGAACGTAATtcaaagaaggagagagagaaggaaaaagagaagactcGTCAAAGATCCCCAACTCGGTCCAAGTCAAGGTCAAGATCTCGTTCACGTTCTCCATCTCATTCTCGACCAAGAAGGCGTCATAGATCACGGTCAAG GCGACCAAGCCCAAGACGACGGCCATCTCCAAGGAGAAGGAGCCCTCCAAGGCGAATGCCTCCCCCACCCAGACACAGAAGAAGCAGATCCCCTGTGAGGCG GAGAAGACGGTCATCAGCATCCTTATCTGGCAgtagctcttcctcctcctcctcacgtTCCCGATCACCACCAAAGAAACCACCTAAAAGAACTGTATCCAGTCCTCCTCGTAAAATGCGTAGGCTCTCTCCTTCGGCAAGCCCTCCTAGGCGGAGGCACAGACCATCCCCACCAGCAAGTCCACCTCCAAAACCACGTAGGTCTCCAACACCCCAGCAGTCGAATCGTGCAAGAAAAAGCCGTGGCTCTGTTTCGCCCAGCAGATCATCAG CACCCAAACATAAGAGTACTGAAAAAAGAGAATCTCCTTCGCCAGCaccaaaacaaaggaaagcagaactgTCTGAATCAG AAGAAGACAAAGGCGGTAAAATGGCTGCAGCAGACTCTGTTCAACAGAGGCGTCAGTACAGGAGGCAAAATCAACAGTCTTCATCTG ATTCTGGTTCTTCATCTTCATCTGAAGAAGAAAGACCTAAAAGATCCAATGTGAAGAATGGGGAAGTTGGTAGACGCCGACGCCATTCACATTCACGCAGTCCCTCACCGTCTCCACGAAAACGACAGAAGGAATCCTCCCCTCG GATGCAGATGGAAAAGAGGTGGCAATCGCCAGTGATGAAAAG TAGGAGGAGGAGAAGTCCATCGCCCCCACCAGCCAGGCGGCGACGCTCTCCATCACCAGCCCCTCCTCCTAGGCGGCGGCGGTCACCTTCATTACCTCGTCGAAG GTCTCCATCACCACCCCCACGCAGACGCTCACCTTCTCCACGGAGATACTCTCCACCGATACAGAGACGATACTCTCCTTCTCCACCACCTAAGAGAAGAacagcctctcctccccctccgcctAAAAGAAGGGCATCACCTTCTCCACAGTCAAAACGCAGAGTCTCCCATTCGCCACCGCCAAAACAAAGGAGCTCGCCAGCCGCTAAAAGGCGTTCACCTTCGATATCTTCCAAGCACAGGAAGGGATCTCCTCCCAGTAGGTCCAATCGGGAAACACGTTCTccaccacaaaacaaaaggcATTCACCTTCACCACGGCCTAGAGCTTCTCATACCTCTGcaagcccaccaccaccacgaaGGGGAGCTTCAGCTTCACCCCAGAGAAGACAGTCTCCATCTCCAAGCACTAGACCCATCAGGAGGGTGTCAAGAACGCCAGAACCTaagaagacaaa ggcttcCACGCCAAGTCCACGATCTGCGAGACGGGTGTCTTCATCACGGTCTGCATCAGGATCACCTGAGCCAGCACCGAAAAAACATCAAGGACCTCCATCCCCTGCTCGGTCTCGTTCCCCTTCTGCCAACTGGTCACCTGCAAAAAAGGCTAAAAGCCCAACTCAGAGCCCATCACCTGCAAGG AACTCGGATCAAGAAGGgggtggaaagaagaaaaagaaaaagaaggataagaagcataaaaaggataaaaagcacaagaaacacaAAAAACATAAGAAGGAGAAGGCTGCAgcggctgcagcagctgctgctgtggctgtagCTGATACCACCTCAGCACAGGAAGACCAGGAAGCAGAGACAGAACCCAAAAAG GAGACGGAAAGTGAACCCGAAGACAACCTTGATGATCTAGAAAAACACCTGCGGGAGAAGGCACTGAGGTCGATGAGGAAGGCGCAAGTGTCACCACCATCCTAG
- the SRRM1 gene encoding serine/arginine repetitive matrix protein 1 isoform X7 codes for MDAGFFRGTSAEQDNRFSNKQKKLLKQLKFAECLEKKVDMSKVNLEVIKPWITKRVTEILGFEDDVVIEFIFNQLEVKNPDSKMMQINLTGFLNGKNAREFMGELWPLLLSAQENIAGIPTAFLELKKEEIKQRQIEQEKLASMKKQDEDKEKRDKEDKDNREKRDRSRSPRRRKSRSPSPRRRSSPVRRERKRSHSRSPHHRTKSRSATPAPEKKEATPEPEPSVKPKETVVQEATSNSDIPKAPKPEPPVPETKETSPERNSKKEREKEKEKTRQRSPTRSKSRSRSRSRSPSHSRPRRRHRSRSRRRPSPRRRPSPRRRSPPRRMPPPPRHRRSRSPVRRRRRSSASLSGSSSSSSSSRSRSPPKKPPKRTVSSPPRKMRRLSPSASPPRRRHRPSPPASPPPKPRRSPTPQQSNRARKSRGSVSPSRSSAPKHKSTEKRESPSPAPKQRKAELSESEEDKGGKMAAADSVQQRRQYRRQNQQSSSDSGSSSSSEEERPKRSNVKNGEVGRRRRHSHSRSPSPSPRKRQKESSPRRRRRSPSPPPARRRRSPSPAPPPRRRRSPSLPRRRSPSPPPRRRSPSPRRYSPPIQRRYSPSPPPKRRTASPPPPPKRRASPSPQSKRRVSHSPPPKQRSSPAAKRRSPSISSKHRKGSPPSRSNRETRSPPQNKRHSPSPRPRASHTSASPPPPRRGASASPQRRQSPSPSTRPIRRVSRTPEPKKTKASTPSPRSARRVSSSRSASGSPEPAPKKHQGPPSPARSRSPSANWSPAKKAKSPTQSPSPARNSDQEGGGKKKKKKKDKKHKKDKKHKKHKKHKKEKAAAAAAAAAVAVADTTSAQEDQEAETEPKKETESEPEDNLDDLEKHLREKALRSMRKAQVSPPS; via the exons ATGGACGCGGGGTTCTTCCGC GGAACAAGTGCAGAACAGGACAATCGCTTCAGCAACAAGCAGAAGAAGCTGTTGAAGCAGTTGAAATTTGCAGAATGCTTAGAAAAGAAG GTGGACATGAGCAAAGTAAATCTGGAAGTAATCAAACCATGGATAACAAAACGAGTAACAGAAATCCTTGGATTTGAAGATGATGTAGTAATTGAATTTATATTCAACCAGTTGGAAGTGAAG AACCCAGATTCCAAAATGATGCAAATCAACCTGACTGGTTTTTTGAATGGGAAAAATGCTAGGGAGTTCATGGGAGAACTGTGGCCACTGCTGTTAAGTGCACAAGAAAACATTGCTGGTATTCCAACTGCGTTTCTGgaactgaagaaagaagaaataaaacagcgaCAG ATAGAGCAAGAGAAACTGGCTTCTATGAAGAAACAAGATGAAGACAAGGAGAAGAGGGATAAGGAAGACAAAgataacagggaaaaaagagacaGATCCAGGAGTCCAAGAAG ACGCAAATCAAGGTCTCCTTCCCCTCGAAGGAGGTCATCGCCTGTCAGAAGAGAGCGGAAACGCAGCCATTCTCGCTCCCCTCATCACAGAACCAAGAGCCGTAGTGCTACTCCTGCACCAGAAAAGAAAGAGGCGACTCCTGAGCCAGAACCCTCTGTGAAACCAAAGGAGACTGTTGTTCAAGAGGCAACTTCAAACAG tgaTATCCCAAAAGCTCCTAAACCTGAACCTCCTGTACCAGAGACTAAGGAAACTTCACCAGAACGTAATtcaaagaaggagagagagaaggaaaaagagaagactcGTCAAAGATCCCCAACTCGGTCCAAGTCAAGGTCAAGATCTCGTTCACGTTCTCCATCTCATTCTCGACCAAGAAGGCGTCATAGATCACGGTCAAG AAGGCGACCAAGCCCAAGACGACGGCCATCTCCAAGGAGAAGGAGCCCTCCAAGGCGAATGCCTCCCCCACCCAGACACAGAAGAAGCAGATCCCCTGTGAGGCG GAGAAGACGGTCATCAGCATCCTTATCTGGCAgtagctcttcctcctcctcctcacgtTCCCGATCACCACCAAAGAAACCACCTAAAAGAACTGTATCCAGTCCTCCTCGTAAAATGCGTAGGCTCTCTCCTTCGGCAAGCCCTCCTAGGCGGAGGCACAGACCATCCCCACCAGCAAGTCCACCTCCAAAACCACGTAGGTCTCCAACACCCCAGCAGTCGAATCGTGCAAGAAAAAGCCGTGGCTCTGTTTCGCCCAGCAGATCATCAG CACCCAAACATAAGAGTACTGAAAAAAGAGAATCTCCTTCGCCAGCaccaaaacaaaggaaagcagaactgTCTGAATCAG AAGAAGACAAAGGCGGTAAAATGGCTGCAGCAGACTCTGTTCAACAGAGGCGTCAGTACAGGAGGCAAAATCAACAGTCTTCATCTG ATTCTGGTTCTTCATCTTCATCTGAAGAAGAAAGACCTAAAAGATCCAATGTGAAGAATGGGGAAGTTGGTAGACGCCGACGCCATTCACATTCACGCAGTCCCTCACCGTCTCCACGAAAACGACAGAAGGAATCCTCCCCTCG TAGGAGGAGGAGAAGTCCATCGCCCCCACCAGCCAGGCGGCGACGCTCTCCATCACCAGCCCCTCCTCCTAGGCGGCGGCGGTCACCTTCATTACCTCGTCGAAG GTCTCCATCACCACCCCCACGCAGACGCTCACCTTCTCCACGGAGATACTCTCCACCGATACAGAGACGATACTCTCCTTCTCCACCACCTAAGAGAAGAacagcctctcctccccctccgcctAAAAGAAGGGCATCACCTTCTCCACAGTCAAAACGCAGAGTCTCCCATTCGCCACCGCCAAAACAAAGGAGCTCGCCAGCCGCTAAAAGGCGTTCACCTTCGATATCTTCCAAGCACAGGAAGGGATCTCCTCCCAGTAGGTCCAATCGGGAAACACGTTCTccaccacaaaacaaaaggcATTCACCTTCACCACGGCCTAGAGCTTCTCATACCTCTGcaagcccaccaccaccacgaaGGGGAGCTTCAGCTTCACCCCAGAGAAGACAGTCTCCATCTCCAAGCACTAGACCCATCAGGAGGGTGTCAAGAACGCCAGAACCTaagaagacaaa ggcttcCACGCCAAGTCCACGATCTGCGAGACGGGTGTCTTCATCACGGTCTGCATCAGGATCACCTGAGCCAGCACCGAAAAAACATCAAGGACCTCCATCCCCTGCTCGGTCTCGTTCCCCTTCTGCCAACTGGTCACCTGCAAAAAAGGCTAAAAGCCCAACTCAGAGCCCATCACCTGCAAGG AACTCGGATCAAGAAGGgggtggaaagaagaaaaagaaaaagaaggataagaagcataaaaaggataaaaagcacaagaaacacaAAAAACATAAGAAGGAGAAGGCTGCAgcggctgcagcagctgctgctgtggctgtagCTGATACCACCTCAGCACAGGAAGACCAGGAAGCAGAGACAGAACCCAAAAAG GAGACGGAAAGTGAACCCGAAGACAACCTTGATGATCTAGAAAAACACCTGCGGGAGAAGGCACTGAGGTCGATGAGGAAGGCGCAAGTGTCACCACCATCCTAG
- the SRRM1 gene encoding serine/arginine repetitive matrix protein 1 isoform X6, whose protein sequence is MDAGFFRGTSAEQDNRFSNKQKKLLKQLKFAECLEKKVDMSKVNLEVIKPWITKRVTEILGFEDDVVIEFIFNQLEVKNPDSKMMQINLTGFLNGKNAREFMGELWPLLLSAQENIAGIPTAFLELKKEEIKQRQIEQEKLASMKKQDEDKEKRDKEDKDNREKRDRSRSPRRRKSRSPSPRRRSSPVRRERKRSHSRSPHHRTKSRSATPAPEKKEATPEPEPSVKPKETVVQEATSNSDIPKAPKPEPPVPETKETSPERNSKKEREKEKEKTRQRSPTRSKSRSRSRSRSPSHSRPRRRHRSRSRRRPSPRRRPSPRRRSPPRRMPPPPRHRRSRSPVRRRRRSSASLSGSSSSSSSSRSRSPPKKPPKRTVSSPPRKMRRLSPSASPPRRRHRPSPPASPPPKPRRSPTPQQSNRARKSRGSVSPSRSSAPKHKSTEKRESPSPAPKQRKAELSESEEDKGGKMAAADSVQQRRQYRRQNQQSSSEERPKRSNVKNGEVGRRRRHSHSRSPSPSPRKRQKESSPRMQMEKRWQSPVMKSRRRRSPSPPPARRRRSPSPAPPPRRRRSPSLPRRRSPSPPPRRRSPSPRRYSPPIQRRYSPSPPPKRRTASPPPPPKRRASPSPQSKRRVSHSPPPKQRSSPAAKRRSPSISSKHRKGSPPSRSNRETRSPPQNKRHSPSPRPRASHTSASPPPPRRGASASPQRRQSPSPSTRPIRRVSRTPEPKKTKASTPSPRSARRVSSSRSASGSPEPAPKKHQGPPSPARSRSPSANWSPAKKAKSPTQSPSPARNSDQEGGGKKKKKKKDKKHKKDKKHKKHKKHKKEKAAAAAAAAAVAVADTTSAQEDQEAETEPKKETESEPEDNLDDLEKHLREKALRSMRKAQVSPPS, encoded by the exons ATGGACGCGGGGTTCTTCCGC GGAACAAGTGCAGAACAGGACAATCGCTTCAGCAACAAGCAGAAGAAGCTGTTGAAGCAGTTGAAATTTGCAGAATGCTTAGAAAAGAAG GTGGACATGAGCAAAGTAAATCTGGAAGTAATCAAACCATGGATAACAAAACGAGTAACAGAAATCCTTGGATTTGAAGATGATGTAGTAATTGAATTTATATTCAACCAGTTGGAAGTGAAG AACCCAGATTCCAAAATGATGCAAATCAACCTGACTGGTTTTTTGAATGGGAAAAATGCTAGGGAGTTCATGGGAGAACTGTGGCCACTGCTGTTAAGTGCACAAGAAAACATTGCTGGTATTCCAACTGCGTTTCTGgaactgaagaaagaagaaataaaacagcgaCAG ATAGAGCAAGAGAAACTGGCTTCTATGAAGAAACAAGATGAAGACAAGGAGAAGAGGGATAAGGAAGACAAAgataacagggaaaaaagagacaGATCCAGGAGTCCAAGAAG ACGCAAATCAAGGTCTCCTTCCCCTCGAAGGAGGTCATCGCCTGTCAGAAGAGAGCGGAAACGCAGCCATTCTCGCTCCCCTCATCACAGAACCAAGAGCCGTAGTGCTACTCCTGCACCAGAAAAGAAAGAGGCGACTCCTGAGCCAGAACCCTCTGTGAAACCAAAGGAGACTGTTGTTCAAGAGGCAACTTCAAACAG tgaTATCCCAAAAGCTCCTAAACCTGAACCTCCTGTACCAGAGACTAAGGAAACTTCACCAGAACGTAATtcaaagaaggagagagagaaggaaaaagagaagactcGTCAAAGATCCCCAACTCGGTCCAAGTCAAGGTCAAGATCTCGTTCACGTTCTCCATCTCATTCTCGACCAAGAAGGCGTCATAGATCACGGTCAAG AAGGCGACCAAGCCCAAGACGACGGCCATCTCCAAGGAGAAGGAGCCCTCCAAGGCGAATGCCTCCCCCACCCAGACACAGAAGAAGCAGATCCCCTGTGAGGCG GAGAAGACGGTCATCAGCATCCTTATCTGGCAgtagctcttcctcctcctcctcacgtTCCCGATCACCACCAAAGAAACCACCTAAAAGAACTGTATCCAGTCCTCCTCGTAAAATGCGTAGGCTCTCTCCTTCGGCAAGCCCTCCTAGGCGGAGGCACAGACCATCCCCACCAGCAAGTCCACCTCCAAAACCACGTAGGTCTCCAACACCCCAGCAGTCGAATCGTGCAAGAAAAAGCCGTGGCTCTGTTTCGCCCAGCAGATCATCAG CACCCAAACATAAGAGTACTGAAAAAAGAGAATCTCCTTCGCCAGCaccaaaacaaaggaaagcagaactgTCTGAATCAG AAGAAGACAAAGGCGGTAAAATGGCTGCAGCAGACTCTGTTCAACAGAGGCGTCAGTACAGGAGGCAAAATCAACAGTCTTCATCTG AAGAAAGACCTAAAAGATCCAATGTGAAGAATGGGGAAGTTGGTAGACGCCGACGCCATTCACATTCACGCAGTCCCTCACCGTCTCCACGAAAACGACAGAAGGAATCCTCCCCTCG GATGCAGATGGAAAAGAGGTGGCAATCGCCAGTGATGAAAAG TAGGAGGAGGAGAAGTCCATCGCCCCCACCAGCCAGGCGGCGACGCTCTCCATCACCAGCCCCTCCTCCTAGGCGGCGGCGGTCACCTTCATTACCTCGTCGAAG GTCTCCATCACCACCCCCACGCAGACGCTCACCTTCTCCACGGAGATACTCTCCACCGATACAGAGACGATACTCTCCTTCTCCACCACCTAAGAGAAGAacagcctctcctccccctccgcctAAAAGAAGGGCATCACCTTCTCCACAGTCAAAACGCAGAGTCTCCCATTCGCCACCGCCAAAACAAAGGAGCTCGCCAGCCGCTAAAAGGCGTTCACCTTCGATATCTTCCAAGCACAGGAAGGGATCTCCTCCCAGTAGGTCCAATCGGGAAACACGTTCTccaccacaaaacaaaaggcATTCACCTTCACCACGGCCTAGAGCTTCTCATACCTCTGcaagcccaccaccaccacgaaGGGGAGCTTCAGCTTCACCCCAGAGAAGACAGTCTCCATCTCCAAGCACTAGACCCATCAGGAGGGTGTCAAGAACGCCAGAACCTaagaagacaaa ggcttcCACGCCAAGTCCACGATCTGCGAGACGGGTGTCTTCATCACGGTCTGCATCAGGATCACCTGAGCCAGCACCGAAAAAACATCAAGGACCTCCATCCCCTGCTCGGTCTCGTTCCCCTTCTGCCAACTGGTCACCTGCAAAAAAGGCTAAAAGCCCAACTCAGAGCCCATCACCTGCAAGG AACTCGGATCAAGAAGGgggtggaaagaagaaaaagaaaaagaaggataagaagcataaaaaggataaaaagcacaagaaacacaAAAAACATAAGAAGGAGAAGGCTGCAgcggctgcagcagctgctgctgtggctgtagCTGATACCACCTCAGCACAGGAAGACCAGGAAGCAGAGACAGAACCCAAAAAG GAGACGGAAAGTGAACCCGAAGACAACCTTGATGATCTAGAAAAACACCTGCGGGAGAAGGCACTGAGGTCGATGAGGAAGGCGCAAGTGTCACCACCATCCTAG